The Streptomyces cyanogenus DNA segment AGGCCGTCATCGACAACGGTCCCTTCGGCACCCGCACCATCCGCTTCGAGACGGGCCGCCTGGCCAAGCAGGCCGCCGGCTCCGCCGTGGCGTACCTGGACGACGACACCATGGTGCTGTCGGCCACCACCGCCTCGAAGAACCCCAAGGACCAGCTCGACTTCTTCCCGCTGACGGTGGACGTCGAGGAGCGGATGTACGCCGCCGGCAAGATCCCCGGCAGCTTCTTCCGTCGTGAGGGCCGGCCGTCCGAGGACGCCATCCTCACCTGCCGCCTCATCGACCGCCCGCTGCGCCCGTCCTTCAAGAAGGGCCTGCGCAACGAGATCCAGGTCGTCGCCACGATCATGGCGCTCAACCCCGACCACCTGTACGATGTCGTGGCGATCAACGCCGCGTCCGCGTCGACGCAGCTGGCCGGTCTGCCCTTCTCCGGCCCGATCGGCGGCGTCCGCGTCGCGCTGATCCGCGGCCAGTGGGTCGCCTTCCCGACCCACACCGAGCTGGAGGACGCCGTCTTCGACATGGTCGTCGCCGGCCGTGTCCTGGAGGACGGCGACGTCGCGATCATGATGGTCGAGGCCGAGGCCACCGAGCAGACCATCAAGCTGGTCGACGGCGGCGCCGAGGCGCCGACCGAGGAGATCGTCGCCGCCGGCCTGGAGGCCGCGAAGCCCTTCATCAAGGTCCTGTGCCGCGCCCAGGCCGACCTCGCCGCCAAGGCCGCCAAGCCCACCGCCGAGTTCCCGATCTTCCTGGACTACCAGGACGACGTGTTCGAGGCCCTGACCGCCGCGGTCCGCCCCGAGCTGGCCCAGGCGCTCACCATCGCCGGCAAGCAGGAGCGCGAGGCCGAGCTGGACCGCGTCAAGGCGCTGGCCGCCGAGAAGCTCCTGCCGGAGTTCGAGGGCCGCGAGAAGGAGATCTCCGCCGCGTACCGCTCGCTCACCAAGCAGCTGGTCCGCGAGCGCGTGATCAAGGAGAAGAAGCGCATCGACGGCCGCGGTGTCACCGACATCCGCACCCTGGCCGCCGAGGTCGAGGCCATCCCGCGGGTGCACGGCTCCGCGGTGTTCGAGCGTGGCGAGACCCAGATCCTGGGCGTCACCACCCTCAACATGCTCCGCATGGAGCAGCAGCTGGACACCCTCTCCCCGGTGACCCGCAAGCGCTACATGCACAACTACAACTTCCCGCCGTACTCCACCGGTGAGACCGGCCGCGTCGGCTCGCCGAAGCGCCGCGAGATCGGCCACGGCGCCCTCGCCGAGCGCGCCCTCGTGCCGGTGCTGCCCACGCGCGAGGAGTTCCCCTACGCGATCCGCCAGGTCTCCGAGGCGCTGAGCTCCAACGGCTCGACGTCCATGGGCTCGGTCTGCGCCTCCACCATGTCGCTGCTGAACGCCGGTGTGCCGCTGAAGGCCCCGGTCGCCGGTATCGCCATGGGTCTGATCTCCCAGGAGATCGACGGCGAGACGCACTACGTCACCCTCACCGACATCCTCGGTGCGGAGGACGCCTTCGGCGACATGGACTTCAAGGTCGCCGGCACCAAGGAGTTCGTGACCGCCCTCCAGCTCGACACCAAGCTGGACGGCATCCCGGCCTCCGTCCTGGCCGCGGCCCTCAAGCAGGCCCGCGACGCCCGCCTGCACATCCTCGACGTGATGATGGAGGCCATCGACCGGCCCGACGAGATGAGCCCGCACGCCCCGCGGATCATCACCGTCAAGATCCCGGTCGACAAGATCGGCGAGGTCATCGGCCCCAAGGGCAAGATGATCAACCAGATCCAGGAGGACACGGGCGCCGAGATCACCATCGAGGACGACGGCACGATCTACATCGGTGCCGCCGACGGTCCCTCGGCGGAGGCCGCCCGCGCCACGATCAACGGCATCGCCAACCCGACGATGCCCGAGGTCGGCGAGCGCTACCTGGGTACGGTCGTGAAGACGACCACCTTCGGTGCGTTCGTCTCCCTGCTGCCCGGCAAGGACGGTCTGCTGCACATCTCGCAGATCCGCAAGCTCGCCGGCGGCAAGCGCGTGGAGAACGTCGAGGACGTGCTCGGCGTGGGCCAGAAGGTCCAGGTCGAGATCGCCGAGATCGACTCCCGCGGCAAGCTCTCCCTCGTTCCGGTGATCGAGGGCGAGGACAACGACGAGGCGAAGGACGACGTCGAGCAGTGACGTCCCATGGCTCGAAGGCGACGGCCCGCCCCTCCTCGGAGGCGCGGGCCGTCGCCCGTACCCAAACCCTGATCAAGGGCACGGGCGGCATCGGTACGGTGCGCAAGACCACCCTCCCGGGCGGCCTGCGCATCGTCACCGAGACGCTGCCCTCGGTCCGCTCCGCGACCTTCGGCATCTGGGCGCACGTCGGCTCCCGCGACGAGACCCCGGCCCTGAACGGCGCCACGCACTACCTGGAGCACCTGCTCTTCAAGGGCACCAGCCGCAGGTCCGCCCTGGACATCTCCTCCGCCCTCGACGCGGTCGGCGGCGAGATGAACGCGTTCACGGCCAAGGAGTACACGTGCTACTACGCGCGCGTGCTCGACACCGACCTGCCCCTCGCCATCGACGTCGTCTGCGACATGCTGACCGGTTCGCTGATCCTCGAAGAGGACGTCGACGTCGAGCGCGGCGCGATCCTCGAAGAGATCGCCATGACCGAGGACGACCCCGGCGACTGTGTGCACGACCTGTTCGCGCACACCATGTTCGGCGACAACGCCCTCGGCCGCCCCGTCCTCGGCACGGTCGACACGGTCAACGCCCTCACCGCCGACCGCATCCGCCGCTTCTACAAGAAGCACTACGACCCGACCCACCTCGTGGTCGCCTGCGCTGGCAACATCGACCACAACAAGGTCGTACGGCAGGTCCGCGCGGCCTTCGAGAAGGCCGGCGCCCTGGGGAAACCGGACGCGCAGCCCATCGCCCCGCGCGACGGCCGCCGTACGATCCGCACCTCCGGCAAGGTCGAGCTGCTGGCCCGCAAGACCGAACAGGCGCACGTCGTCCTCGGCATGCCCGGCCTCGCCCGCACCGACGACCGCCGCTGGGCCATGGGCGTGCTCAACACCGCCCTCGGCGGCGGCATGTCCTCCCGCCTCTTCCAGGAGGTCCGGGAGAAGCGCGGCCTCGCCTACAGCGTGTACTCGTACACCTCCGGCTTCGCCGACTGCGGCCTGTTCGGCGTCTACGCCGGCTGCCGGCCCAGCCAGGTGCACGACGTGCTGCGGATCTGCCGCGACGAACTCGACCACGTCGCGCAGAACGGTCTGTCGGACGACGAGATCGCCCGCGCCATCGGCCAGCTGCGGGGCTCCACGGTGCTGGGCCTGGAGGACACCGGCGCGCTGATGAACCGTATCGGCAAGAGCGAGCTGTGCTGGGGCGAGCAGATGTCCGTGGACGACATGCTGGCGAAGATAGCCGCCGTCACCCCGGACGAGGTCCGCTCCGTCGCCCGCGACATCCTGGGACAGCGCCCGTCGCTGTCGGTCATCGGCCCGCTCAAGGACAAGCAGGCCTCCCGGCTGCACGACGCGGTCGCCTGAAACACCACCGGTTAGGAAGCAGGAACATGAGCAAGCTGCGCGTGGCGGTCCTCGGTGCCAGGGGCCGGATCGGATCCGAGGCGGTCAAGGCGGTCGAGGCCGCCGAGGACATGGAGCTGGTCGCCGCCCTCGGCCGCGGTGACAAGCTGGAGACGCTGGCGGAGACCGGCGCCCAGGTCGCCGTGGAGCTGACCACCCCGGCCTCGGTCATGGGCAACCTCGACTTCTGCGTGCGCCACGGCATCCACGCGGTCGTCGGCACGACGGGCTGGACCGACGAGCGCCTCGCGCAGCTGAAGGGCTGGCTGGCCCAGTCCCCGGAGACCGGTGTGCTCATCGCGCCGAACTTCTCCATCGGGGCCGTGCTGACCATGAAGTTCGCGCAGATCGCGGCGCCGTACTTCGAGTCGGTCGAGGTGGTCGAGCTGCACCATCCGAACAAGGTGGACGCCCCCTCCGGCACCGCCACGCGCACCGCCCAGCTCATCGCCGAGGCCCGCCGGGCGGCCGGCACCGCGCCCGCGCCGGACGCGACCGTCACCGCCCTCGACGGTGCCCGAGGCGCCAGCGTCGACGGCATCCCCGTCCACGCCGTCCGGCTGCGCGGTCTCCTGGCCCACCAGGAGGTCCTGCTCGGCGGCGAGGGCGAGACCCTCACCGTCCGGCACGACTCCCTCCACCACAGCAGCTTCATGCCGGGCATCCTGCTCGGCGCCCGCCGCGTGGTGACCACTCCGGGCCTCACCTTCGGCCTGGAACACTTCCTGGACCTGAGCTGACAGCCACTGCGATGCGCGCGAAGATCACTTACCTCGTCACGGCCGCCGTCCTGGTCTTCTACTTCGTCCTGGTCGGCAGCCGCGGCGTGAT contains these protein-coding regions:
- a CDS encoding polyribonucleotide nucleotidyltransferase; translation: MENETHYAEAVIDNGPFGTRTIRFETGRLAKQAAGSAVAYLDDDTMVLSATTASKNPKDQLDFFPLTVDVEERMYAAGKIPGSFFRREGRPSEDAILTCRLIDRPLRPSFKKGLRNEIQVVATIMALNPDHLYDVVAINAASASTQLAGLPFSGPIGGVRVALIRGQWVAFPTHTELEDAVFDMVVAGRVLEDGDVAIMMVEAEATEQTIKLVDGGAEAPTEEIVAAGLEAAKPFIKVLCRAQADLAAKAAKPTAEFPIFLDYQDDVFEALTAAVRPELAQALTIAGKQEREAELDRVKALAAEKLLPEFEGREKEISAAYRSLTKQLVRERVIKEKKRIDGRGVTDIRTLAAEVEAIPRVHGSAVFERGETQILGVTTLNMLRMEQQLDTLSPVTRKRYMHNYNFPPYSTGETGRVGSPKRREIGHGALAERALVPVLPTREEFPYAIRQVSEALSSNGSTSMGSVCASTMSLLNAGVPLKAPVAGIAMGLISQEIDGETHYVTLTDILGAEDAFGDMDFKVAGTKEFVTALQLDTKLDGIPASVLAAALKQARDARLHILDVMMEAIDRPDEMSPHAPRIITVKIPVDKIGEVIGPKGKMINQIQEDTGAEITIEDDGTIYIGAADGPSAEAARATINGIANPTMPEVGERYLGTVVKTTTFGAFVSLLPGKDGLLHISQIRKLAGGKRVENVEDVLGVGQKVQVEIAEIDSRGKLSLVPVIEGEDNDEAKDDVEQ
- a CDS encoding M16 family metallopeptidase; protein product: MTSHGSKATARPSSEARAVARTQTLIKGTGGIGTVRKTTLPGGLRIVTETLPSVRSATFGIWAHVGSRDETPALNGATHYLEHLLFKGTSRRSALDISSALDAVGGEMNAFTAKEYTCYYARVLDTDLPLAIDVVCDMLTGSLILEEDVDVERGAILEEIAMTEDDPGDCVHDLFAHTMFGDNALGRPVLGTVDTVNALTADRIRRFYKKHYDPTHLVVACAGNIDHNKVVRQVRAAFEKAGALGKPDAQPIAPRDGRRTIRTSGKVELLARKTEQAHVVLGMPGLARTDDRRWAMGVLNTALGGGMSSRLFQEVREKRGLAYSVYSYTSGFADCGLFGVYAGCRPSQVHDVLRICRDELDHVAQNGLSDDEIARAIGQLRGSTVLGLEDTGALMNRIGKSELCWGEQMSVDDMLAKIAAVTPDEVRSVARDILGQRPSLSVIGPLKDKQASRLHDAVA
- the dapB gene encoding 4-hydroxy-tetrahydrodipicolinate reductase; protein product: MSKLRVAVLGARGRIGSEAVKAVEAAEDMELVAALGRGDKLETLAETGAQVAVELTTPASVMGNLDFCVRHGIHAVVGTTGWTDERLAQLKGWLAQSPETGVLIAPNFSIGAVLTMKFAQIAAPYFESVEVVELHHPNKVDAPSGTATRTAQLIAEARRAAGTAPAPDATVTALDGARGASVDGIPVHAVRLRGLLAHQEVLLGGEGETLTVRHDSLHHSSFMPGILLGARRVVTTPGLTFGLEHFLDLS